The Verrucomicrobium spinosum DSM 4136 = JCM 18804 genome includes a region encoding these proteins:
- the ligD gene encoding non-homologous end-joining DNA ligase, translating into MPLKEYKRKRNFNVTAEPSGNLMESGARKPQRKKAGSARRFVIQQHDASRLHFDFRLELGGTLVSWAVPKGLPLKHAEKHLAVKVEDHPLSYFDFEGTIPKGQYGGGTVQVWDVGTYEPLSKTPAKELKGGKLHFILHGTKLSGEWYLVRLRDGDNWLIIRGGPNHARMTKKAVSSSALTGRTLPEIANGEKPAQGNSTASVIRDADEKGRAEAEAQDRSRKAGGVPRDQVNDGSEFSKPKVLKVLKVLKVLKVDGVNFIEPMKARLVDEAPQGAWEYEVKFDGFRAVAYRQGDGICLLSRTRHDLTQKFPEIAHALMNLEETKFVLDGEIVALDAKGRSSFQLLQAYELGREKPLLCYYIFDILFLGGKPLTHLPLRERRKKLRALLPPRSELLRFSASLGEDAAPVLKEVQKHGLEGIIGKRKGSSYEPGRRSGEWIKLKVHQQQEFVIGGYTEPSGSRSHLGALLVGVWERGKLIYSGKVGTGFTTATLKELHQRMVKLKRTTCPFSDLPEEREGRYGQGITAAVMKRCHWVKPMLVCQVKFGEWTRDGRLRQPVYLGLREDKPAREVVRERTDGMSNRTL; encoded by the coding sequence ATGCCACTCAAGGAGTATAAACGGAAACGCAACTTCAATGTGACCGCGGAGCCTTCCGGCAACCTGATGGAATCGGGCGCTCGCAAGCCGCAGCGGAAAAAGGCTGGGTCGGCGAGAAGATTCGTGATCCAACAGCACGATGCTTCCCGGTTGCACTTTGACTTCCGGCTGGAACTTGGAGGCACGCTGGTTTCCTGGGCAGTGCCGAAGGGCCTTCCGCTGAAGCATGCTGAGAAACACCTTGCCGTAAAGGTGGAGGATCATCCCTTGTCCTACTTCGACTTTGAAGGCACTATTCCAAAAGGGCAGTACGGAGGTGGCACAGTACAGGTGTGGGATGTCGGGACCTATGAGCCGCTCAGCAAGACGCCTGCCAAGGAGTTGAAAGGGGGCAAGCTTCACTTCATCTTGCATGGTACAAAGCTGAGTGGCGAGTGGTATCTCGTGAGGCTGAGGGATGGTGACAACTGGCTCATTATACGAGGTGGACCCAATCATGCCAGGATGACCAAAAAAGCGGTCTCCAGTTCAGCCCTCACTGGGCGCACTCTGCCCGAGATCGCGAACGGTGAGAAGCCAGCCCAAGGCAACAGTACGGCCTCCGTCATCAGGGACGCAGATGAAAAAGGGAGGGCAGAAGCCGAAGCTCAGGACAGGAGCAGGAAAGCTGGTGGGGTTCCACGCGACCAAGTGAACGACGGGAGTGAATTCTCGAAGCCGAAGGTTCTGAAAGTTCTGAAGGTTCTGAAGGTTCTGAAGGTGGATGGCGTGAATTTTATAGAACCCATGAAGGCACGTCTGGTGGATGAGGCACCACAAGGTGCTTGGGAGTACGAGGTCAAGTTCGATGGATTTCGCGCCGTGGCCTATCGTCAGGGCGACGGCATTTGCCTGCTCTCCAGAACGCGGCATGACCTGACGCAGAAGTTTCCTGAAATCGCCCACGCGCTCATGAATTTGGAGGAAACAAAGTTTGTGCTGGACGGTGAAATTGTGGCGCTGGATGCCAAAGGGCGCTCCTCCTTCCAGCTGCTACAGGCCTATGAGTTGGGGCGGGAGAAACCTCTGTTGTGCTATTATATTTTTGACATCCTATTTCTGGGCGGCAAGCCTCTGACACACTTGCCCCTCCGGGAGCGGCGGAAGAAGCTCAGGGCTCTGCTGCCCCCTCGTAGCGAGCTCCTGCGCTTTTCCGCGAGTTTGGGGGAGGATGCAGCACCTGTTTTGAAGGAGGTTCAGAAGCATGGCCTGGAAGGCATCATTGGTAAACGGAAGGGGTCCTCCTACGAGCCGGGACGCCGAAGCGGAGAGTGGATCAAGCTCAAGGTTCATCAGCAGCAGGAGTTTGTGATCGGCGGCTACACCGAGCCTTCGGGGTCTCGTTCTCATCTGGGCGCTCTCTTGGTGGGCGTGTGGGAGAGAGGGAAGTTGATCTATTCAGGAAAAGTGGGCACGGGGTTCACCACCGCCACGCTAAAAGAACTGCACCAGCGAATGGTCAAGCTCAAACGGACCACTTGCCCGTTCTCCGACTTGCCCGAAGAGCGTGAGGGGCGGTACGGTCAGGGCATCACGGCGGCCGTAATGAAACGTTGCCACTGGGTGAAACCGATGCTTGTCTGCCAAGTGAAGTTTGGCGAGTGGACGCGTGACGGGCGACTGCGGCAGCCGGTGTATCTTGGCCTGCGTGAGGACAAGCCAGCTCGTGAAGTCGTTCGTGAACGGACTGACGGAATGAGCAATAGAACTCTTTGA
- the ligD gene encoding non-homologous end-joining DNA ligase, producing the protein MPASQHTQAKIRGKVVTLSNLDKVFYPATGFTKGDVISYYSAVAPVLLPHLKNRPTTLKRYPDGVEGNFFYEKQCPSHAPEWIKTTPVAKGNGEIINYCLIQDEPSLVWAANIANLELHPFQHRARALTRPTALVFDLDPGPPADVLDCARVAVRIRDVFDGLGLRSFVKTSGSKGLQLVLPLNTPVTYDRTKEWAQAIAQLMAAKLPNEVVSKMTRLLRKGKVFIDWSQNDDTKTTVAVYSLRAKDRPTVSTPLEWTELENALRRKKAYLLVFDTKAVLKRVKEKGDLFSEVLTLKQKLPTLGRVDWAES; encoded by the coding sequence ATGCCTGCTTCTCAACACACACAGGCCAAGATCCGGGGCAAGGTGGTCACCTTGTCCAACCTCGACAAGGTCTTCTATCCCGCTACCGGATTTACGAAGGGGGACGTCATCAGTTACTATAGCGCGGTTGCTCCGGTTCTTTTGCCCCATTTGAAAAACCGCCCCACCACGCTGAAGCGGTATCCTGACGGTGTGGAGGGAAACTTTTTCTATGAGAAGCAGTGCCCTTCCCATGCTCCAGAGTGGATCAAGACCACGCCTGTGGCGAAAGGCAACGGGGAGATCATCAACTACTGCCTGATCCAGGACGAGCCTTCCTTGGTGTGGGCGGCGAATATTGCCAATCTGGAATTGCACCCGTTCCAACACCGGGCCCGGGCGCTTACCCGGCCCACTGCCCTCGTGTTTGACCTCGATCCGGGGCCCCCTGCGGACGTGCTGGACTGCGCTAGGGTGGCGGTGCGTATTCGCGATGTCTTCGATGGGCTGGGTCTGCGGTCTTTTGTGAAGACATCGGGCTCCAAGGGGTTGCAGTTGGTGCTGCCGCTGAACACGCCTGTCACCTATGACCGTACCAAGGAGTGGGCTCAGGCCATCGCTCAACTGATGGCGGCGAAACTTCCCAATGAGGTGGTCTCCAAGATGACGCGCCTTTTGAGGAAGGGGAAGGTGTTCATCGACTGGAGCCAGAATGATGACACGAAAACGACCGTAGCAGTCTATTCCCTGCGTGCTAAAGACCGCCCCACCGTCTCCACCCCCTTGGAGTGGACAGAACTCGAAAATGCCCTGCGGAGGAAAAAAGCCTACTTGCTGGTCTTCGACACCAAAGCCGTGTTGAAGCGGGTGAAGGAGAAAGGAGATTTGTTTTCCGAGGTGCTGACACTCAAACAAAAGCTGCCGACATTGGGGCGGGTGGACTGGGCTGAGAGTTAA